tattgatttgtaTATTTGGACCATGTCTATTACAcatattcaaaattttataattCAAATTAATTGTTGCCATATTTTTAGAgtacaaaatttggtaaagtcGGTGATCGCTGCTAAATGCAAGGCTACATATTACTTACGTAGATGGCCTTAGGCCAAAGGCCCAAATCGCAATGATAATACTctctccttccctaaatgtttgacgccgttgacttttttaaacatgtttgatcgttcgtcttattcaaaaaacttttgtgaaatatgtaaaactatatgtatgcataaaagtatatttaacaataaatcaagcgatagaaaaagaattaataattacttaaattttttgaataagactaacggtcaaacatttttaaaaaagtcaacggcgtcaaacattttgggatggagagagtatctCTCTGGGGTTATATGCTTCATCGGTTTTTGAAATATCATGTCTGCATCATGCCAAAATTATGCATATATGTTATTTTTGTCGATCGGATATCACATCTTTGTCAAGCCGGAATGAGAGCTTCATAGCTGGAATGACAAATCATATACAGGGAAACATATGCATCGTTTCCATCTCTTAGCATGGCAGGAAGGATACATTTACTCTCTTAATTCGATTCGTTGCATTTTGTCACCTGTATTAGTTGCCTTTCGATGCATTTTAATTCTATATTCAGAGGCGGATCATACGCCAGGAGAAACACATCCGCATTTCTATTTTATATAATTCGATTCATTGCATCCCATTTAATCCCGTCAATCAATCATAATAAATCTCGGTACCGCCATTAGCGATTCAAAATCACAATTTTCTGCATATAAATACGACGATTTCCACCCCCGTCATCCTCCACaccaacacacacacatacacaaagTTCAGcattcatcaacaacaaaaaagAACCATGTCATGGGCCTGTCGCTCCCTGCCTAACTGCCGTAAGTTCTTTATCCGAAATTACGTTATCGTAAATTGTGTGATCATTCACCGATCAGATTTGATAATGAAACAATGCTTTCGAATTATTTCATGTGTGAATCGCATTGCAGCGAATGGCAAGTCGTCGTGGTCGGAGCTGGTGGGGAAGAAGGGCAGCGAGGCGATGGCGGTGATCTTGAGGGAGAGGCCTGACATCACCAGGGCCATCCTTGTGCCGCAGGACGCCGTCATCACCGACGACTACTGCTGCAACCGCGTTCGGATCCTCGTCgactgcggcgacggcggcggcgactgcggcgACGCCAGCGTCACTGCCGTCCCGATGATCGGGTGATTCACATCGGATGCAGTGCAGTTTAGGGGGGAATTCAATCACCTGCAGTTCTAGAGGAGGAAAAACTATGCTGCGTTTATGGTTTAAAGAAGTTTTTTGAATAAAGAATTCCCCTGTTTCCTATGCTCTGCGAGCCGTTTACTTGccatgtctttttctttttttataatgaTCTGAATCTTTTGCTGGTTATCGAGTCATTCGATCTTGAACGGTTTGGATTTTTTTGAAGATCTGTGCAGCAGCGGCCACTAAGCCACAAAATGAGCAGCAGCATCAGCCGATTACTGTGATTTAATTTCTCACGGTTCCACTTAAGGGCACCTCCAACGCGCAGTTGAAAGGAGACGCTTATAAAAAAACTGACttttttttgccacgtaagATCAATGAGACCCTTAGCGCAGGAAGCCGCTGCTTCGTGCGGCGCCGATGCTTGGGATGTACTTGCACGGATGCTATTGATGGAACgcgagtggattctaatccctcgaggatatcccctcgtatacctttttcttccaaattcgatgcaaacatttgtgaaaatttctaaaaaaaaattgacaatgtagagtataatgatacctactagtctACCAAAATTTAAGTTCAAATTTGATCTACACattgagaaacaaaaaaaaaagacaaatttagatatagaCAGTACGCTAGTATTTATACgttgaatttgtcttttttatatctcgacgtgtgagttgagtttggacttaagattttgtggagttgtatatatgtgttgtatgaatgttgtcaaattttttcagAATTGGACCATCAGGCTCTAAGTGCAGTGCTTAGTTTAACCATGTTTTTAAGCACCTCCCTAAGCCCTTAGCGTTGGAGGCGCCCTAACAATGACGTTTTCAATCGTCGTGCACAATATTTTGCAAATGTTGCTGagttcatttaattttcagCAGCATATCGTATTTCCGGACTAAACAGTCTAAAATCACAGGAACACCGAATTCTTTATGTAAGATTGTAAAATATGTGTTCGAACATGACAAAGGAAAAAcgtaaaatataaaataaagaggTTGAGGTCGATGTAAATTTTCCTTTGTTTCTATATAGAAACCACGTTAAAGGAAATTTAATCAAATCCTGTTGAAACAAACGGTGTTACAATCACCGGATCCTCATTTTTCTTTTGATTTTCCTCCTAGCCCTAAAAAGAACGCATGTTTTACGCCAGGGGGAAAATAAATTCGCCTCCATTTTTCCTTTGATTTTCCTCCTAGCCTTAAAAAGAATAAATTCGCCGGAAAGAACGCGTGTTTAACCACAGTGACCTTCTGAATTGAATTGAAGGGGCCTGGTTGGCATTCGAGAAAATCTCCTAATTTACAAGGAATTGGAACTAACTTATGTGAAATTGAACACCAAACTTTGTTTTATTCTTCCATTTCCAAGTTACAAGCAAGTTCATCCATCGCAATAACCATCATTTTCTCATCACTTGGATTCACTCGAGATCAGAGAGATATTAGCAGAGATCATACAAGAAGCTGTGCCTTTGGTTTCAATTGGCGGCGTTGACTACGGCGTCGACCTTGTCGGCGAGGTGGGCCTCGTCGTCCCcgaggcgcgccgccgcggcgccattCTCCCACCTGATGAGCGTGGGGACGCCGGTGAGCCTGAACCGCGGGTCAGCCCTCCACGGGTGCGCCGGGTCCCTCCACGTCGGCTTGTCGCCGACGTACGCGCGCAGCAGCACCAcgtccttctccttccccttcgccgccgcctccaccctgTCGTAGATCACCGGCTCCGCCACGTTGCAGTCTGCACGCGATCGAACCcgcccgccgcagccgccatcAGAAGAAGCACCGGCGGAATCCCAGAAGAGAAGTACCACCGGGGGGGGGTTTGAGTTGCTTACCGGGGCACCAGGTTTGGTTGGAGGAGGCGTCGCGGTCGGCGAGGAAGAGGAGCAGCTTCACCTTGCCCTCGGCGTCGTCCCCGGCGGCGAAGAGCTTGTCGAAGTGGGCGTCGAAGTCGGCGACGGTCGCGTCCACCTTCTCCACCGTCATGTCCGCCCTTCGTCTCCTCGCTTtcctcggcggtggcggtggcggtggcggtggcggcggcgggagggggagCAGATTAATTGGAGATTGGGGAGAGAAGGCGACCTCGCCGCGACGCGTTTTATCTGCCCCCGTTATTACGGGAGAGCGTGCGTGACGTCACGATGCCTTgctcgattttttttattccccTTCTCTCCTTTCCCACACTGTTGCTCGGTGCGCGTGCCGCGCGAGCCGGGGAATCCACATCTTTCATAATTGGGCCTTGAATCCGTTATTCGGCCCATGCTCCATGCAAGGGCCCAGTGTGGATTTAAGGAAAAATAAGTCCATTTTGACTCTCTCAAGTATAGGTCTGATTCGTGTCCTCAACCataatactatattttttcgaccctgtaaatattaaaaccaGCGCAAAATGACTCCCTCAGTAGTTTCATTGACGTGGCACGTTGATTTAGTCCATCTATACTGATATGGCATATACATGACAGTAATATCAgagaaaaactaaaaagaatATCGATTAGACCTACATGTCAGCTAGTATTCTTTCACAAGCCATATCCTTGTCCTCCAACAAGAGCTCAACGCCTATCGTCGTCATGCTTTTTCGGAACCACGgggagaaaggaggaggaggggggaggggtgaagggggcggcgacggtggcatgGATATCAAGAATAGAAGCAGACCAACGTTAAGTTCAGCCTCACCAACTCCTTTCTCTCTATCTGGATGTTTCTAGGAAAGCTGTGGCTTGGGTGAGGAGGTCGGGAGCAAGCTAGACCTGAATGACGATGAGCCGGAGACCATCGTTGACACCCTGGGGACCGTCCCGGCCGCCGATGAGCAGCATATCTTGACCTTCATCCTGCGAGCCTTTGCGACTCGTGAGGCTCCTAGGGGCAATAGGGAAGTGGATTGGAGCTGTGTGAAAGGGGTCAGAGAGGATGCGGGGGTAGGAGTTGGCATCGTCGGTTTCGCTACCAGTATCATGGTATGCTGCTAATCTGCTATCTCTCCTGTGAGTGCTCTCTCTCGTTGTGGATTGAGCTTATTGTATCGATCATTTTTTctcatgttttatagttgtttaTCTCTCTTCAGATTTAATTTAGGGTTGTACGCACGGTGACAACATATGGTTACGTAAGAAATATCTACCTCTGTATTTTCTTCTAATGTAGAACACTAGTAATTCGTTTGATAATTTGACTAGATTGTGTATTGTGTTGTTCTTGGGCTAAATCTGGTTAGATTGTATTTGATGTGTTGTCATTCACAGTGACAACACCTGGTCAGGCTCTCGCCGCGGGAGTTGCTATGGGAGTATGCGATGCGAGCAACAACAAGTGGTGGCGGCAACAAGCGAGCAACATTCCACATCTTTGCTGTTCCTTTAGAGGTTCAACGAACACCACTAGTGTCTCCCTTCCTTTAGCCTCCGCAATACCGCTTACATTCTAGAAGAACTAACGAGAGAGTTATTTTACACCAGTTTTAATTCATTCCATTTACGGCTAATCATGATCACagtgttggcctgctgggcctAATATCTGTCATTAGTCGTCGATTTGGGTTAATCGCGGCCCACGAACTCCACGTGAGACGCGTGTGTGCTCTAGTCTAGTCTGGCCCGATAACTCCACTCCACGCACACGCCTCTACGGTTTCGTCTCCCCGATCGCCTccggcctccgccgctcgccgctcgtttccgccgccgcgcgaTCCGGCGGCCGGAAGGCGTCAGCCATGCACGACCAGGCGGAGATCTGCAGCCTCCCCATCGACATCGCCTTCGGCCGCCTGCAGGAGTGGCTGGTGGACCGCAAGCGGGTGCCGCAGGACTGGAGGAAGCGCCTCGCCGGCATCcgcgcccgcctcgccgccgccttcgcctcccTCCCTCGCGACCTCGacccctccctcctcgccctcgaGCCGGACGGTAAAACCCCCGCATCCCCGCTTCCTAAACCCCCacccttcctcctccgcgcTCTGCTCCTCTCGCAGTGTAGATTTGGGCGAATTGGGGGCTATAGAGCCCTTCCCCTGTAGATTCCTttatctgctgctgctggtgcgaTTTGGTTGTTCCTGTGTGGAATGTAATTGTGTGTATCACTTTCTTGGAGTAGAAATTGGGTATCTTGAAGCAAAGAAAATATACGGCATCCTCTTGGAATCCAACCCGGAGAGTAGGAACATATTTGGCCGCCTGACTGGCTCAGCGGTAAGCAACAAGAACTGCTATTCTTCTGAGAGTTAGATTAGATGTAGGTTGTAGCACACTAGTGTGTATGTGTATGGAACTGAATACACATCTATGCAAATGTTGTATCCAGGGTGAATGGGAGGCCATTGTTAAAGCTTATGAGAAG
The Oryza sativa Japonica Group chromosome 6, ASM3414082v1 DNA segment above includes these coding regions:
- the LOC4340888 gene encoding thioredoxin-like protein Clot, producing MTVEKVDATVADFDAHFDKLFAAGDDAEGKVKLLLFLADRDASSNQTWCPDCNVAEPVIYDRVEAAAKGKEKDVVLLRAYVGDKPTWRDPAHPWRADPRFRLTGVPTLIRWENGAAAARLGDDEAHLADKVDAVVNAAN
- the LOC107277756 gene encoding inhibitor of trypsin and hageman factor; translated protein: MSWACRSLPNCPNGKSSWSELVGKKGSEAMAVILRERPDITRAILVPQDAVITDDYCCNRVRILVDCGDGGGDCGDASVTAVPMIG